The following proteins are co-located in the Primulina tabacum isolate GXHZ01 chromosome 11, ASM2559414v2, whole genome shotgun sequence genome:
- the LOC142519855 gene encoding uncharacterized protein LOC142519855, which yields MTCNPDWKEIRENLFEGQLAHDRPDLVSRVFRAKLLDLKDQILKKSIFGHVVSYVYVIEFQKRDEIRAFKDARWVFAPESVWRIFEFDLNEISHEVINLPLHLPDKHMITFSNYQNLGNVLACERVSKTMLTEFFKTCSHIVEATNFLYSEFPEHFVWDRLTRTWKPKKQRQVIGRVNSANPAEGERYYHRLLLLHVRGPKSYSDLLTVRGIFCFTFKEAAQRMGLLESDKSNFECLNEAASFHMPIALRRLFATILVYCVILCFVVCNLD from the exons ATGACTTGCAATCCAGATTGGAAAGAGATTCgagaaaatttatttgaaggtCAGCTTGCTCATGATCGTCCAGATTTGGTCTCTCGAGTGTTTCGTGCAAAATTACTTGATCTTAAGGACCAGATTCTTAAAAAGTCTATATTTGGCCATGTTGtttcttatgtttatgttatcgAGTTCCAGAAACGAG ATGAAATACGAGCATTTAAGGATGCTCGCTGGGTGTTTGCTCCAGAATCAGTGTGGCGCATTTTTGAATTTGATCTGAATGAAATCTCTCATGAAGTTATCAATTTGCCTCTACATTTACCGGACAAGCACATGATCACCTTCTCAAATTACCAGAACTTGGGCAATGTGTTGGCATGCGAACGTGTCTCCAAAACTATGTTGACTGAATTTTTTAAGACTTGTTCGCACATTGTGGAAGCAACGAATTTCTTATATTCTGAATTCCCAGAGCATTTTGTTTGGGATCGACTAACTAGAACTTGGAAACCAAAGAAACAAAGACAGGTTATCGGACGTGTTAACTCGGCAAATCCGGCAGAAGGTGAGAGGTATTATCATCGTTTATTACTTCTTCATGTTCGAGGCCCTAAGTCCTACTCTGATTTGCTCACTGTTCGTGGAATATTTTGTTTCACTTTCAAGGAAGCAGCACAACGTATGGGGCTATTAGAAAGTGATAAGAGTAATTTTGAGTGTTTAAATGAGGCAGCAAGTTTTCACATGCCTATTGCTTTGCGTAGGTTATTTGCTACGATCTTAGTATATTGTGTAATCCTTTGTTTTGTTGTTTGCAACCTTGACTGA
- the LOC142519436 gene encoding beta carbonic anhydrase 5, chloroplastic-like isoform X2 — MAKALFHSSPLSSSSSVDISMTPAKASTIFGTRLRSLEIEHTHFRFPDSFGNPTFRLNALIESPVLISEIMDKSAAVTDKALNQFKELRHRFLGFKKEKYLQNLERYQSLSQNQAPKFMVIACADSRVCPTSILGFEPGEAFVVRNVANLVPPNENGPSETNAALEFAVNSLEVENILVVGHSCCGGIKALMSYQDEIHSNSSSFIKNWVVVGKTAKLKTKAAASNLNFDQQCRHCEKESINRSLLNLLSYPWIEERVKNGMLSIHGGYYDFIDCTFEKWTLDYEGISLKADGAYSIGNREFWS; from the exons ATGGCTAAGGCACTGTTTCATTCTTCACCGCTGTCTTCTTCCTCTTCTGTCGATATATCCATGACTCCAGCAAAAGCTTCCACC ATCTTTGGTACCCGTTTGAGATCTTTAGAAATTGAGCATACCCATTTCAGATTTCCGGATTCTTTCGG GAATCCAACATTCCGATTGAACGCTTTAATTGAGTCTCCAGTCCTAATTTCGGAGATCATGGATAAAAGTGCAGCAGTAACCGACAAGGCACTCAATCAATTCAAGGAGTTGAGACATCGATTTCTTGGTTTCAAAAAAGAGAAATACTT GCAAAACTTAGAACGTTACCAAAGCCTTTCCCAAAACCAAGCACCTAAG TTCATGGTGATTGCATGTGCGGACTCACGAGTTTGCCCTACCAGCATCTTAGGATTTGAGCCAGGAGAAGCCTTCGTGGTTCGCAATGTGGCAAACTTGGTGCCTCCTAACGAG AATGGACCTTCGGAAACAAATGCTGCCCTTGAATTTGCTGTTAATTCTCTTGAA GTTGAAAATATACTAGTTGTTGGCCACAGCTGCTGTGGAGGAATCAAAGCATTAATGAGCTATCAAGATGAAATACATTCAAATTCAAG TAGCTTCATTAAAAATTGGGTGGTTGTTGGAAAGACAGCAAAGTTGAAAACAAAAGCTGCTGCTTCGAACCTCAACTTTGATCAGCAGTGCAGACACTGTGAAAAG GAATCTATTAACAGGTCATTACTGAACTTACTCAGTTATCCATGGATAGAAGAACGGGTAAAAAACGGGATGCTTTCAATTCATGGTGGCTACTATGATTTCATCGATTGTACATTTGAGAAGTGGACCCTTGACTACGAGGGAATCAGTTTGAAAGCCGATGGTGCTTACTCAATTGGTAACCGAGAATTTTGGAGCTGA
- the LOC142518980 gene encoding uncharacterized protein LOC142518980 — translation MEHPFFPTATTRAEALRWLTISEKLLSGRDLMGSKSFATRARDADPTLSPADDILAIVDTLLVGDSRIRNNQQDWYSILRLTPHQGQDSELVATRYRNLALTLNPQRNKYPLAEEAFRLVVDAWSVLSNPSRKAIYDKELSFYFHAQQQQQPDPFHNHSTRMPQNLIFFGAGGPSTVAQPEVHARVSSSVGGSNFFCDQQVHTQPQQHHLVDFPSGSNLFFGSGSKSSQEPAYKQAPPTYTDFSGNATGVSGSIQEPVNDKQKQPMQDYSNVIDGDNANAGETVEDDEANEVEMDTMEVQDEDVDDVPFWTACPYCYYMYQYSGVYSDCTLRCQNCKRAFQAVKIPAPPPVMAGQEAYFCCWGLFPLGVSMENWGKNKSASSTWTPFSPMFSGPRNGNEKMVEPKNSGPRIYVDEDEVFVEVSDSSGPDNEWQNDKEPKNKKEKNVKWKGTNGMRPTSSAKKVRDDKRKNFDVEDGFASQNGVVEMLNETARELTKKGTTVNARKQPNRVVKNFGKLDLNVEFSNETEEPAPKVNQGNGPGRGEDDNIEGIGFFEGLDEFLNSLPILNVVGDDKVVKAAY, via the coding sequence ATGGAGCATCCATTTTTTCCGACGGCCACCACGCGGGCGGAGGCTCTGCGTTGGCTGACAATCTCGGAGAAGCTACTATCTGGACGTGATCTGATGGGGAGCAAATCCTTTGCGACACGCGCGCGTGACGCGGATCCGACGCTCTCCCCCGCCGACGATATCCTGGCCATCGTCGATACGCTTCTCGTCGGAGACAGTCGGATCAGAAACAACCAGCAGGACTGGTACTCAATCCTGCGCCTCACTCCGCATCAGGGCCAGGACTCCGAGCTCGTCGCGACCCGGTACCGGAACCTTGCGCTTACCCTCAACCCGCAAAGAAACAAATACCCTTTAGCTGAGGAGGCCTTCCGCCTTGTTGTCGACGCATGGTCGGTACTATCCAACCCTTCGCGTAAAGCCATTTACGATAAAGAACTCTCTTTCTATTTTCAcgctcagcagcagcagcagccagACCCATTTCATAACCATAGCACCAGAATGCcgcaaaatttaatattttttggtgCTGGCGGTCCGAGTACCGTAGCTCAGCCTGAGGTACACGCCAGGGTAAGCAGTAGCGTTGGTGGGAGTAATTTTTTTTGCGATCAACAGGTGCATACACAACCGCAACAGCATCATCTTGTGGATTTTCCTTCGGgttctaatttattttttggGTCTGGGTCAAAGTCGAGTCAAGAGCCTGCATATAAGCAGGCACCACCAACTTATACTGATTTTTCTGGTAATGCAACTGGTGTTTCTGGGTCAATCCAGGAGCCTGTGAATGATAAGCAGAAACAGCCAATGCAAGATTACTCTAATGTTATTGATGGGGATAATGCTAATGCTGGTGAGACTGTAGAAGACGATGAAGCGAATGAGGTAGAAATGGATACAATGGAAGTGCAGGATGAGGATGTTGATGATGTGCCTTTTTGGACGGCTTGTCCATATTGCTATTACATGTACCAGTATTCTGGGGTGTATTCCGACTGTACTCTGAGATGCCAAAACTGTAAAAGAGCTTTTCAGGCTGTGAAAATTCCCGCGCCACCACCAGTCATGGCAGGGCAAGAAGCTTATTTCTGCTGCTGGGGGCTCTTTCCATTGGGTGTTTCAATGGAGAATTGGGGGAAAAATAAGTCTGCATCTTCCACTTGGACACCATTTTCTCCTATGTTCAGTGGCCCACGAAATGGGAATGAAAAGATGGTTGAACCCAAGAATTCGGGTCCtagaatttatgttgatgaagATGAGGTTTTTGTCGAGGTCTCGGACTCGAGTGGGCCTGACAATGAATGGCAAAATGACAAGGAGCCAAAGAACAAGAAAGAGAAAAATGTCAAGTGGAAGGGGACTAATGGCATGAGGCCTACCAGTAGTGCCAAGAAAGTTCGAGATGATAAACGTAAGAATTTCGATGTAGAAGATGGATTTGCATCCCAAAATGGGGTGGTAGAGATGCTGAATGAGACAGCTAGGGAGCTTACTAAGAAAGGGACAACCGTCAATGCTCGAAAGCAGCCTAACAGGGTTGTCAAGAACTTTGGAAAGTTAGatttaaatgttgaatttaGCAATGAAACTGAGGAGCCTGCGCCTAAGGTGAACCAAGGAAATGGACCTGGTCGTGGTGAGGATGATAACATTGAAGGGATTGGATTTTTCGAGGGTCTTGATGAATTTCTAAATAGTCTCCCGATTCTTAATGTTGTTGGTGATGATAAAGTTGTGAAGGCTGCTTACTAA
- the LOC142519436 gene encoding beta carbonic anhydrase 5, chloroplastic-like isoform X1 produces the protein MAKALFHSSPLSSSSSVDISMTPAKASTIFGTRLRSLEIEHTHFRFPDSFGRNPTFRLNALIESPVLISEIMDKSAAVTDKALNQFKELRHRFLGFKKEKYLQNLERYQSLSQNQAPKFMVIACADSRVCPTSILGFEPGEAFVVRNVANLVPPNENGPSETNAALEFAVNSLEVENILVVGHSCCGGIKALMSYQDEIHSNSSSFIKNWVVVGKTAKLKTKAAASNLNFDQQCRHCEKESINRSLLNLLSYPWIEERVKNGMLSIHGGYYDFIDCTFEKWTLDYEGISLKADGAYSIGNREFWS, from the exons ATGGCTAAGGCACTGTTTCATTCTTCACCGCTGTCTTCTTCCTCTTCTGTCGATATATCCATGACTCCAGCAAAAGCTTCCACC ATCTTTGGTACCCGTTTGAGATCTTTAGAAATTGAGCATACCCATTTCAGATTTCCGGATTCTTTCGG AAGGAATCCAACATTCCGATTGAACGCTTTAATTGAGTCTCCAGTCCTAATTTCGGAGATCATGGATAAAAGTGCAGCAGTAACCGACAAGGCACTCAATCAATTCAAGGAGTTGAGACATCGATTTCTTGGTTTCAAAAAAGAGAAATACTT GCAAAACTTAGAACGTTACCAAAGCCTTTCCCAAAACCAAGCACCTAAG TTCATGGTGATTGCATGTGCGGACTCACGAGTTTGCCCTACCAGCATCTTAGGATTTGAGCCAGGAGAAGCCTTCGTGGTTCGCAATGTGGCAAACTTGGTGCCTCCTAACGAG AATGGACCTTCGGAAACAAATGCTGCCCTTGAATTTGCTGTTAATTCTCTTGAA GTTGAAAATATACTAGTTGTTGGCCACAGCTGCTGTGGAGGAATCAAAGCATTAATGAGCTATCAAGATGAAATACATTCAAATTCAAG TAGCTTCATTAAAAATTGGGTGGTTGTTGGAAAGACAGCAAAGTTGAAAACAAAAGCTGCTGCTTCGAACCTCAACTTTGATCAGCAGTGCAGACACTGTGAAAAG GAATCTATTAACAGGTCATTACTGAACTTACTCAGTTATCCATGGATAGAAGAACGGGTAAAAAACGGGATGCTTTCAATTCATGGTGGCTACTATGATTTCATCGATTGTACATTTGAGAAGTGGACCCTTGACTACGAGGGAATCAGTTTGAAAGCCGATGGTGCTTACTCAATTGGTAACCGAGAATTTTGGAGCTGA
- the LOC142518837 gene encoding uncharacterized protein LOC142518837: MVPSCQFCGAHRFPCEAPYFCCACGKIRLASPITQIALLELFKDPSSPLAILFCRQVRLYNNVLSFTSFGVRLDKESASLQRGVYTFRAPGQIFHSLPPLIPNSDGPSPSDDQVAAIWVEGNDDANIPHNRDIVACGRDGQTHQIQHYYGYYDSLQYPFFFPYGDNGWQQNILKVKNGYAHVDVHESVLPLADVNSFDRIIAGESRVVRGKNDRMISCREYYCYRLQIHGSNTSLILYGGLLLQQFVVDMSIKLETTRLDYYRRHQSEIRSELYQGAVESVANGESRGSEVGQRVVLPASFIGGPRDMRH; encoded by the exons ATGGTTCCTTCATGTCAATTTTGTGGCGCACATAGATTCCCTTGTGAAGCTCCATATTTTTGTTGCGCCTGTGGTAAGATTAGATTGGCATCTCCTATTACTCAGATTGCCTTGCTGGAATTATTCAAGGACCCATCGTCTCCCTTAGCTATTTTATTCTGCCGTCAAGTACGATTGTACAACAATGTTCTCTCTTTCACTTCATTTGGGGTTAGGCTTGACAAGGAATCGGCTTCTCTTCAACGTGGGGTATACACATTTCGTGCGCCTGGCCAGATTTTCCATTCATTGCCACCACTTATACCTAATTCGGATGGTCCAAG CCCATCCGATGATCAAGTTGCGGCTATTTGGGTCGAAGGCAATGATGATGCTAACATTCCACATAACAGGGACATAGTTGCTTGTGGTCGTGATGGTCAAACccatcaaatacaacattatTATGGTTATTATGATTCCTTGCAATATCCGTTTTTTTTTCCGTATGGGGACAATGGGTGGCAGCAGAATATTCTGAAGGTAAAAAATGGGTATGCCCATGTTGACGTGCATGAAAGTGTGCTACCACTTGCAGATGTTAATTCCTTCGATCGTATTATTGCTGGTGAAAGTCGTG TTGTTCGTGGAAAAAATGATAGGATGATTTCTTGTAGGGAGTACTATTGTTACAGGTTGCAAATTCATGGCAGCAACACTTCGTTAATATTGTATGGTGGTCTATTATTGCAACAATTTGTTGTCGATATGTCCATTAAACTAGAAACAACGAGATTAGATTACTACAGAAGGCACCAAAGTGAGATAAGGTCGGAATTGTACCAGGGTGCGgttgaaagtgtagccaatggtGAATCACGTGGGAGTGAGGTCGGGCAACGTGTTGTTTTACCAGCATCTTTCATAGGAGGTCCAAGAGATATGCGACATTGA